GGAATTGCTGAATCACTTTCCCGATCTCGGCATGTCAACGCCATATGTGCTGAACGCGCGTTGCCTGCCGCATCTGCATGAATTGAAGCCGGGTCTGCTGTCGTCGTATGCGATCACGCTCAACGGCGACGTGCGCCTCGCCGCGACGGTATGCGTCTGCGCGCATGCGCCGATCGACTTCGTTGCGGATACCAGCGCTATTGAAGAAACCAGCGGCGAGCTGGAATTGTTTTAACGACCCGGCGATTCGCCGCAGTGAGCAGGAACGCGACATGAACATGAACAAGCCGGTCAGCAAGGTGCTGGTGCTGGACGACTCGCCGCTGCACAAAGAAGCGCTGAAGCAGTTTTGCGACGAGAACAATCTGGTTGGCGTGAAAGTCGGCAAGAACCGGTTGCAGTCGGTGCTGCGCTCGAATATCGATCTGGGCGCGGTGCTGTTCTCCGAGAGCTATGGCGGCTCGCTCGAAGCCAGCGCCGAGATCGCGATCCGGATCAACGCGGTGCGGCCCGAGTTGCCGATCATCATGCGGCGCGATAGCGAGGCCAGTGTGGATAGCTTGCCCGAGAGTCTGCGCCGTGTGGTCTGCGCCGCCTATGTCGGGCACGACATGGCGCCGCTGCGCCAGTTGATCGACGAATACATTTTCAGCCTGGACTATCCGAACGCGTTGGTGCGCGGTATTGCCGACATGACGCAGGCGATTCTCGGCGACGTGTTCAAGGACCTCGTCATTACGTGCGACACGCCGTATATCGTGCGCGACCGCATCATTTTCGGCGAAGTGTTCAGCCTGATTCCGCTGGAAAGCGCGTGGTGCCGCGGCTACATGATGATGCAGGCCGAGGAGGCGCCGATCCTCGACCTGCTCGATCGTTACCGGATGGTCGACCACGCGCCGGACGGCGAAGCGGACTTCCGCGATCTGAACGGCGTGCTCGGCGAGGTGACGAACCTGATCTGGGGGTCGTTCAAGAACCGCTATGTCGGCGACGCGGACGCCTGGCAGCGCAGCCAGGTGCAGGTGCCGCTGCTGGTGAATCACAAGCACCGGTACATCTCGTTCGGCAGCGGCAATCCGCAACTGTGCTTCATGTATTGGCTGAAGGACCCGCAGTCGGGACGTTCGGTCAAGCTGCATCAACGTTTTGTGTTCAGCCTGAGCTGGTCGCCGGAAGACTTCAAGGAAGTCACGGACGACGTCGGCGCCATGGTCGAAGCGGGCGAACTGGATCTGTTCTGATTGTTGTCATAGGAAAAATCATGTCGAAAATTCTGGTGGTGGATGACTCGAGCACGGTGCGCGACGAAGTGGCCGGCTTTCTGAAGAAGAACGGCCTGGACGTCGATACGGCCGTGGACGGCAAGGACGGCCTCGCCAAGCTGAAGGCCAGCCCCGGTATCAAGCTGGTGATCAGCGACGTCAACATGCCGAACATGGACGGCCTGACGATGGTTGAAAAGATTCGCGGCGAGCTGGCGAACACGACCGTCAACGTGATCATGCTGACGACGGAAAGCAGCCCGGCCATGAAAGAGCGTGGCAAGGCGGCGGGCGTCAAAGGCTGGATCGTCAAGCCGTTCAAGGGTGACGCGGTGCTGGAAACGTTCCGCAAGCTGGCGAGCTGAAGTCGGTAAGAGCGGCGGTAAAAGCTCAGCCAATGCGGTGAGATGGGCCAAAGGTGAGGTTTTTCGGGAGCCGCTTGCCCGTGATTTGCAAAGCACGATTCGCTATAACGGCGGCGGTTGAAACACGCTAGTCTCCCAATGACTGTGAACGACCCGGGATGACGAGTGATGGCCGCGATAACTTCAGGCAGTGCTGGCGCCGTAATGGCGGATGCCGTCGCGTTGTTCGTGCCTGGGTCTGTGCGTATGCCGGTGCTTATGCCTGTGCGTTGGCTGGCGCAGGCCGCGTAGGGCGAGGCCGGACATGTGCCAATTGCTCGCCCTCAGCTGCGCCGAACCCACCGACGTCAGTTTCTCGCTGACGGGTTTCGCCGCGCGCGGCGGTCTCACCGACCATCATGTCGACGGCTGGGGCGTGGCCTTCTACGAAGACCGCGCGTGCCGCGTGTTCGTCGACGAAAAGCCGGCGTATCAGTCGCCGGTCGCGGCCTTTCTGAAAAGCTATCCGATCAAATCACGCAATGTCGTCGCGCATATTCGCAAGGCGACGCAGGGTGGCGCGCGCGTCGAGAACTGCCATCCGTTCATGCGCGAGTTGCGCGGCCAGCAATGGCTGTTCGCGCATAACGGCGACTTGCGGCCGCTCGGCGAACCGGAGCCCGGTCCGTATGCACCGGTCGGCACGACCGATAGCGAAGCCGCGTTCTGCTTCATCATGAACCGCCTCTACGCGCATTTCGCCGCGAATACGAACACGAGCACGGACACAAACGTCGACGACATCGACGCCGTGTTCAACGTCATCGAACAGGCGACGCGCACGCTGAACACCTTCGGCATTTTCAACTTCGTGTTGTCGAACGGGCAGGCGCAATTCGCCTATTGCTCGACGCGGCTCTCGTACGTAATCCGTCATTGGCCGTTTTCCAGCGCACGTCTGGTCGACGGCGATCTGAGCGTGGATTTTGCCGAGCGCGGCACGCCGGCCGATCGCGCCGCGGTGATCGCCACCACGCCGCTGACCGACGAAGTGTGGACCGCCTGCCAACCCGGCGATCTGCTGATGTTCCGCAGCGGCGCGCTGCTGCGCCGCGCCCACGTCGCCGTTCCCGCCGACGTGCTCGCCACGTCGAAATACGCGGTCTCCGAACAGTCCGCCGTGCCGGCGTGACGTCACGTCGAAACGGGACTGGCCCGACCGTCGTAGAGGTCGCGCCACTGTCGCTTTCATATTCTTCGAAGATTTAGTTAGTTTGCCGACGCCCGCTCGTCTCGTATCGTTTCGCCAGTTTTAAAGAAATACAACATCGATACGGGAACACACGAACCATGAAGCGTCTTTCTCTCCTCGCATTGCCCGCCGGTCTCCTTTTGGCGGCCGGCGCTCAGGCACAAAGCAGCGTCACGCTGTACGGCATCGCCGATGCCGGCATCGCTTACGTCCACAACGCACAAGGTGCGAACGGCCAGAATCAGTCGTCGCTGGTGAAGTTCAGCAGCGGCAACGTCTCCGGCAGTCGCTGGGGCCTCAAGGGCACCGAAGACCTGGGCGGCGGTCTCGCCGCGGTGTTCCAGATCGAGAACGGCTACAACCTCGGCACGGGCACGCTGGGCCAGGGCAGCCGCGAATTCGGCCGTAAGTCGGTGGTCGGTCTGTCGAGCAGCACGTGGGGCACGGTCACACTGGGACGCCAATACGATCCGATCGTCGATCTGGTTCAAGGCCTCACGGAAGACAACTACTTCGGCGGCACCTTCGCTTCGCCGGGCGACCTCGACAACTACGACAACAGCCTGCGCGTCAGCAACTCGGTCAAGTATGTGAGCCCGCTGTTCGCCGGCTTCCAGGTCGAAGCGCTGTATGGCGTGGGCGGCGTGGCCGGTGCAAGCGGCAACGGTCAGACCTACAGCTTTGGCGCGGCCTATGCGAATGGCCCGCTGTCGCTGGGCGCCGGTTACTTCTACGCCAACGGCGGCAATACGACGACGGGTAACGTGCGGACGTGGACCAGCAGTTCCGACACGCTGTTCAACACGGTCATCAACTCGGGCTTTGCGAGCGCGAAGTCGATTCAGATCGTGCGGGTGGGTGGACAGTACGTGATCGGCGCGGCAACGGTCGGTCTTGCGTATTCGAACACGCAGTACGCGACCGACGCGTTCTCCGCGTATCACAGCACGGCGAAGTTCAATAACGGCTCGGTGTTCTTCAACTATCAGATCACGCCGGCGTTGCGCACGGGTGTCGGCTACAACTACACGTCGCTGACGGGCCCGAGCTCGGCGCATTACAACCAGGTCAACCTCGGTGCGGACTACGCGCTGTCCAAGCGCACCGATCTGTATGCGCTGGCGGGCTACCAGAAGGCGAGCGGCAACACGTTGAACGCGAGCGGCAAGGTGGTGAGCGCGCAGGCGTCGATCGGCAGTTTCGGTGTCAACTCGGGGACCAGCAGCCAGGAGCTGGCAGTGGTCGGCATCCGTCACAAGTTCTGATTGTTTGCATGAACGCACCGGCCGTCGCAAGGGCGGCCGGGCTGCCGAATGTCTTCATCGTGGTCAAAGGTGAGGATATTCGGGAGCCGACGCGCGTCGGGTTATCCGTGAGTCCATCACGTCATTCCGCCTCACCCGTCAGCAATTCCGACGACGATTCCCGCAAGCAGTCGCTGAACAGATCGGCTGCCGGCGCCGACGTATCCGCGCGCCACACCAGCACCACTTCACCCAGCGGTTCGAGGGGCGCGAGCGGCAGCACGCGCATCCGTCCACGGCTCACGTGATGACGTGCGACCGAGAGCGGCAGGATCGACACGAAGTCGCCGCGAATCAGCAGCGAAAGATTCAACGTTAGCGAACTGGATTCGAGCGCGCCGCGATCGAGCGCAATGCCCTGCGCGGCGAGCGCTTCGACGAGCGTCGCAAAGGCCGGCGAGCCGCGCAACGGCGTGATCCAACGCAGCGGGCGCAGATCGTTCCAGCTCACCGGCAGATCGACCTTGCCGAGCGGATGGCTCGCGCCCACCACGAACACGAACGGCTCGCGATGCAGCGTCTGCTGGCTCAGCACGTCCTGATTGTCGGCGATGCGATTGCGTCCTAAGGCGAGATCGAGCTCGCCTTCGTCGAGCATTTTGACCAGCTTGTCGAGCGTCGTTTCGACGAACGACAGTGTCGCGGTCGGCGCACGCCGCATGAACAGTTCGACCGCGTGCGCGATCAGCGGCTGCGGAATCGTCGTGACCGCGCCGAAGCGGACGTGACCGGCCGTACCCGTGGTCAACGCACTGACGTCGCGGCGGGCCAGTTCGATATGCCGCAGGATCTCGCGCCCGCGCGCGGCCATCACCTTGCCGATGCCGGTCAACTCGACCGCATTGCCCACGCGCCGCGCGACGGGCACGCCGAGCGCTTCCTCGATTTCGCCGATCTGCTTCGAGATGGCCGGCTGCGTCACGTGAAATGCGGCCGCTACGCGCGTGACCTGGCCGAGCTCGGCGAGACTCACCAGTATGCGCAGATGCGGCAGTTTCAGGCCGCTGCGAAAGAAGCGGTCGATTGCGTCGTTTTCAAGGGTTGCCACCCGGATCGCCTCATGAACATAACTAAACGGTAATAACTCGCGCCGAAACGGTGATTTGCAGCGCGGTGTGCAACCCGGCTACGCTTCACTATCGGCGGGACGGTTGGGCGTGAAACGGGTGAGGCGAGCATAGCAGCTACGCGTCGGCCACCTGACTCAGGGTATAACCGGAGTCGCTTCATGCACCGCACGCCGCGACCACAGCGCGCCACCAAGCGCGCGGAAGGAGACATGCATGAGCACCCCCCTTTACGACGGCGCCGCGCGGCCCGCTCGTCCTGTTTTACCCGGCGAACCCGTCGAATCCGCAGAACGCGCGGCGCTCTATCGCAAGCTCGCGTGGCGCATCGTGCCGTTTCTGTTTCTCGCGTTCATCGTCGCGTATATCGATCGTGTGAACGTGAGCTTCGCTAAATTGCAGATGCTCACCGATCTCTCGTTGAGTGAGACCGTGTATGGCGCGGGCGCGGGCATATTCTTCCTCGGCTATTTCATCTTCGAAGTGCCGAGCAACCTGATCCTGCATCGCGTCGGCGCGCGGCTCTGGATCGCGCGAATCATGGTGACGTGGTCGATCGTGTCGTGTCTGACGATGTTCGCGAGCGGCGCCACGTCGTTCTATGTGCTGCGCTTTCTGCTCGGCGTCGCCGAAGCCGGTTTCTTTCCGGGCATCGTGCTGTATCTGTCCACCTGGTTCCCGTCGAACCGCCGCTCGCAGATCATTGCGCTCTTCATGGCGGCGATTCCGGTGTCGGGCGCGATAGGCGGTCCGGTGTCGGGCTGGATCATGCAGCACCTGGCGGGCGTGCACGGACTCGCCGGCTGGAAGTGGTTGTTCCTGATCGAAGGGATCGCCTCGCTCGTGGTCGGCGTCGTCGCGTTCTTCGTGCTGCACGACCGTATCGAGTCGGTGAGCTGGCTCTCTCAAGACGAGAAGGCGCTACTCGCGCGCGACCTCGACGCCGATGCGCAGACCCGTGCGCATCAAACGGTGCGCGGCGCATTTACCAATCCGAAAGTGTGGCTGCTCGGGCTGCTGTACTTCTGCATCGCAATGGGCAACTACGGCCTCGTCTTCTGGCTACCCACGATGATCCGCGCCAGCGGCGTCGTCAGCGTGGCGAATATCGGCTTGTTGTCGGCGGTGCCGTCGCTGATCAGCGCGGTCGCGATGATCCTGATCGCGCGTCACGCCGATAAACACGACGAGCGGCGCATCCACGTCGCGGTGTGCGCGGTGCTCGGCGCGGCCGGCATGCTGGCGTCGGTGCTGCTCGGCCAGCACGTGTGGCTTTCCATGGTGGCGCTGGTGGTCGCGGCCATCGGCATCAATTCGATTGCGCCGGTGTTCTGGGGCATTCCGACCGCGCTGATGGGCGGCGTGGGCGCGGCGGCGGCGATCGCGGTGATCAATTGCACCGGCAACCTGGCGGGTTTCGTGAGCCCGTATGTCATTGGATTTCTGAAAGACGCGACCGGCACCTTGCTGCCCGGCATGATCGTGCTCGCCTGCGCGCTGGTGCTGGCTGCGGTGATCGTGCTGGCCATGCCGGCCACGCGCAGGACAGCATGAGGAGAGCAGGATGACGCATCAGGTTTGTATGGTCACGGGTGCCGCGACCGGTATCGGCGCGGCGACCGCGCTGCGCTTCGCGGGCGCCGGCTGGGCGGTGGCGCTCGGCAATTTCGACGACAGCACGCGTGAAGCGGCCTTGGCCGTCGAAGCGCAATGCCGGCGGCTCGGCGCCGAGACGCTGATCTTCGACGCCGACGTCGGGTCCGACGTCGCTTGTGTGAAGGCCGTGGAGACGGTGGCGAAGCAATGGCAGCGCATCGACGCGCTGATCAACTGCGCGGGGACGACGCGTTTTATCCCGCACGGCGATCTCGCTTCCGTCGACGATATGGAGTTCGAGCGGGTGTATCGCGTGAACCTGATCGGCATGTTTCAGATGACGCGCGCCGCGGTGCCCGTGCTGCGCGAATCGTCGACACCGTCGCACAGCAGTTCGGTGATCAATATCTCGTCGCTGGCTTCGTTGAACGGCACGGGGTCTTCCATCGCCTATGCGGCTTCGAAGGGCGCCGTCAACACGCTGACGCTCTCGTTGGCCCGCAATCTGGCGCCGCATATTCGCGTGAATGCGCTGGCCCCAGGCATGGTGGACGACGGCTTGCCGCGCCGCGTGCTCGGTGAAGCGGCGTACGCGGAAATCGTCGACAGCATGACGGAGGTCGCACCGCTCAAGCGCGTCTCGCAGCCCGGCGAGATCGCGGACCTTGCGTGGTTCATCGCCGCGCATGCGCCGGCGATGACCGGCCAGGTGATCGCCGCGGAGAACGGCTTGCTGTTGAACGGTTGAAGCGACGACGCCACCCGCCCAGCACAACGCCCAATACATGCACAGGACCCACCATGAGCAATCTCCACAAACATCGCTCGCGTACCGTGACCGAAGGCATCACGCGCACGCCGCACCGCGCGTTCCTGCGCGCGACCGGCATGGACGACGCCGCAATCGATAAACCGTTCGTTGCGATCGTCGATACGTTCGGCGAAAACACACCGTGCTCGATGTCGCTCGCCGCGGTCTCCGACAACGTGCGGCTCGGCGTGGCGGCGGGCGGCGGCGTGCCGATTCGCGGCTCGGCGATTTCGGTGTCGGACGGGACGTCGATGAATCACTCCGGCATGCGCTTTAGCCTTGTGTCGCGCGAGATCATTGCGGACAGCGTCGAGGTGTTCGTGCGCGCGCATTGCTATGACGCGTTCGTCGGCGTGGCCGGTTGTGACAAGACGCTGCCCGGCATTTTGATGGGCATGGTGCGGGTGAACGTGCCCGGCGTGTTCCTGTTCGGCGGCGCGATGTTGCCGGGCATTGCGCCGGACGGCACACAGGCCACGATCCTGACCGCGATCGAAGCCGTCGGCGCCGCGCAACGCGGCGACATGTCGCTCGAGACGCTACGCGGCATCGAAAAGCGCTGCACGCCGGGCGCGGGTTCGTGCCCAGGCCAGTTCACCGCGAACACGATGGCGATGGTGGCCGAAACGCTCGGTCTTGCGCCGCTCGGTTCGGCGATGGTCCCGGCCGTGTATAGCGAGCGCATTGCGATTGCGCGCCGCGCCGGCGAAACGGTGATGAACACGCTAAAAAACGGCGGTCCGCTGCCGCGCGATCTGGTCACGCGCAAGAGTCTGGAGAACGCGTGCGCCGCGGTCGCGGCGACCGGCGGCTCGACCAATGCCGCGCTGCATATTCCGGCGATCGCGCATGAGGCGGGCATCCGCTTCACGCTCGACGACGTCTCCGAGGTGCTCGCGCGCACGCCGTTGATCGGCGATCTGCAGCCGGGCGGGCAGTATCTGGCGCTCGATCTTTATCACGTGGGCGGCGTGCCGGCCGTGTTGAATGCGTTGCTTGCCGGCGGTTTTCTGCACGGCGATACGCTGACGCAAACCGGCGAAACGCTCGAAGTCGCGTTGCAAGCGTTCGCGGGTCCGGATGGTCGAGTCGTGCGCGCGCATAACGAGCCATTGAGCGAGAACGCGGGGCTGGTTGTCCTGCGCGGCAACCTCGCGCCTGATGGCGCCTGTCTGAAGACGGCAGGGTTGAAGTCGCTGGTCTTCAGCGGCACCGCGCGCGTGTTCGAAACCGAAGAAGCGTGCATGTCGGTCGTCTCGAAGCGCACCTATCAGGAAGGCGACGTGCTGGTGATCCGCAACGAAGGGCCGAAGGGCGGTCCCGGCATGCGCGAGATGCTCAGCGTGACGGCGGCCCTCTACGGGCAAGGCATGGGCGAGAAAGTCGCGTTGCTGACCGACGGTCGTTTTTCCGGCGCGACGCGCGGCATGTGTATCGGCTATGTCGGACCGGAGGCGGCGGCCGGTGGGCCGATTCGTTTGCTGAAAGACGGCGACCGGATTCATATCGACGCGCACAAAGGCACGCTCGACGTCGAGCTGAGCGAAGCGGAACTCGCGCGCCGCAGCGCGGAGGCGGTGCCGTTCACGCGGGGGCGTCTGGGCGGTGTGCTGGAGAAATACGAAGCGTTGGTGCGGCCGGCGAATCTCGGCGCGGTGACCCATTCGGGCGCGGTCGAGTGGCCGTATGAGGCGTCCATCGGCGAGGATGAGGCATGAGCCATGGCGATTTGCCTGAGACGCCGCGCATCGGCTTCTGTGGAATCGGCAAGATGGGCGAGCCGATGGCCTGGCGGCTGCTTGCGGCAGGCCATGCGTTGCGGGTGTGGAACCGCTCGTCCGCGAAGTTGGCGCAGCTTGAGGCGCATGGCGCG
This genomic stretch from Paraburkholderia bryophila harbors:
- the ilvD gene encoding dihydroxy-acid dehydratase; its protein translation is MSNLHKHRSRTVTEGITRTPHRAFLRATGMDDAAIDKPFVAIVDTFGENTPCSMSLAAVSDNVRLGVAAGGGVPIRGSAISVSDGTSMNHSGMRFSLVSREIIADSVEVFVRAHCYDAFVGVAGCDKTLPGILMGMVRVNVPGVFLFGGAMLPGIAPDGTQATILTAIEAVGAAQRGDMSLETLRGIEKRCTPGAGSCPGQFTANTMAMVAETLGLAPLGSAMVPAVYSERIAIARRAGETVMNTLKNGGPLPRDLVTRKSLENACAAVAATGGSTNAALHIPAIAHEAGIRFTLDDVSEVLARTPLIGDLQPGGQYLALDLYHVGGVPAVLNALLAGGFLHGDTLTQTGETLEVALQAFAGPDGRVVRAHNEPLSENAGLVVLRGNLAPDGACLKTAGLKSLVFSGTARVFETEEACMSVVSKRTYQEGDVLVIRNEGPKGGPGMREMLSVTAALYGQGMGEKVALLTDGRFSGATRGMCIGYVGPEAAAGGPIRLLKDGDRIHIDAHKGTLDVELSEAELARRSAEAVPFTRGRLGGVLEKYEALVRPANLGAVTHSGAVEWPYEASIGEDEA
- a CDS encoding porin, which translates into the protein MKRLSLLALPAGLLLAAGAQAQSSVTLYGIADAGIAYVHNAQGANGQNQSSLVKFSSGNVSGSRWGLKGTEDLGGGLAAVFQIENGYNLGTGTLGQGSREFGRKSVVGLSSSTWGTVTLGRQYDPIVDLVQGLTEDNYFGGTFASPGDLDNYDNSLRVSNSVKYVSPLFAGFQVEALYGVGGVAGASGNGQTYSFGAAYANGPLSLGAGYFYANGGNTTTGNVRTWTSSSDTLFNTVINSGFASAKSIQIVRVGGQYVIGAATVGLAYSNTQYATDAFSAYHSTAKFNNGSVFFNYQITPALRTGVGYNYTSLTGPSSAHYNQVNLGADYALSKRTDLYALAGYQKASGNTLNASGKVVSAQASIGSFGVNSGTSSQELAVVGIRHKF
- a CDS encoding chemotaxis protein CheX, with translation MNMNKPVSKVLVLDDSPLHKEALKQFCDENNLVGVKVGKNRLQSVLRSNIDLGAVLFSESYGGSLEASAEIAIRINAVRPELPIIMRRDSEASVDSLPESLRRVVCAAYVGHDMAPLRQLIDEYIFSLDYPNALVRGIADMTQAILGDVFKDLVITCDTPYIVRDRIIFGEVFSLIPLESAWCRGYMMMQAEEAPILDLLDRYRMVDHAPDGEADFRDLNGVLGEVTNLIWGSFKNRYVGDADAWQRSQVQVPLLVNHKHRYISFGSGNPQLCFMYWLKDPQSGRSVKLHQRFVFSLSWSPEDFKEVTDDVGAMVEAGELDLF
- a CDS encoding MFS transporter, with the translated sequence MSTPLYDGAARPARPVLPGEPVESAERAALYRKLAWRIVPFLFLAFIVAYIDRVNVSFAKLQMLTDLSLSETVYGAGAGIFFLGYFIFEVPSNLILHRVGARLWIARIMVTWSIVSCLTMFASGATSFYVLRFLLGVAEAGFFPGIVLYLSTWFPSNRRSQIIALFMAAIPVSGAIGGPVSGWIMQHLAGVHGLAGWKWLFLIEGIASLVVGVVAFFVLHDRIESVSWLSQDEKALLARDLDADAQTRAHQTVRGAFTNPKVWLLGLLYFCIAMGNYGLVFWLPTMIRASGVVSVANIGLLSAVPSLISAVAMILIARHADKHDERRIHVAVCAVLGAAGMLASVLLGQHVWLSMVALVVAAIGINSIAPVFWGIPTALMGGVGAAAAIAVINCTGNLAGFVSPYVIGFLKDATGTLLPGMIVLACALVLAAVIVLAMPATRRTA
- a CDS encoding response regulator; its protein translation is MSKILVVDDSSTVRDEVAGFLKKNGLDVDTAVDGKDGLAKLKASPGIKLVISDVNMPNMDGLTMVEKIRGELANTTVNVIMLTTESSPAMKERGKAAGVKGWIVKPFKGDAVLETFRKLAS
- a CDS encoding SDR family NAD(P)-dependent oxidoreductase, whose protein sequence is MTHQVCMVTGAATGIGAATALRFAGAGWAVALGNFDDSTREAALAVEAQCRRLGAETLIFDADVGSDVACVKAVETVAKQWQRIDALINCAGTTRFIPHGDLASVDDMEFERVYRVNLIGMFQMTRAAVPVLRESSTPSHSSSVINISSLASLNGTGSSIAYAASKGAVNTLTLSLARNLAPHIRVNALAPGMVDDGLPRRVLGEAAYAEIVDSMTEVAPLKRVSQPGEIADLAWFIAAHAPAMTGQVIAAENGLLLNG
- a CDS encoding LysR family transcriptional regulator produces the protein MATLENDAIDRFFRSGLKLPHLRILVSLAELGQVTRVAAAFHVTQPAISKQIGEIEEALGVPVARRVGNAVELTGIGKVMAARGREILRHIELARRDVSALTTGTAGHVRFGAVTTIPQPLIAHAVELFMRRAPTATLSFVETTLDKLVKMLDEGELDLALGRNRIADNQDVLSQQTLHREPFVFVVGASHPLGKVDLPVSWNDLRPLRWITPLRGSPAFATLVEALAAQGIALDRGALESSSLTLNLSLLIRGDFVSILPLSVARHHVSRGRMRVLPLAPLEPLGEVVLVWRADTSAPAADLFSDCLRESSSELLTGEAE
- a CDS encoding class II glutamine amidotransferase; amino-acid sequence: MCQLLALSCAEPTDVSFSLTGFAARGGLTDHHVDGWGVAFYEDRACRVFVDEKPAYQSPVAAFLKSYPIKSRNVVAHIRKATQGGARVENCHPFMRELRGQQWLFAHNGDLRPLGEPEPGPYAPVGTTDSEAAFCFIMNRLYAHFAANTNTSTDTNVDDIDAVFNVIEQATRTLNTFGIFNFVLSNGQAQFAYCSTRLSYVIRHWPFSSARLVDGDLSVDFAERGTPADRAAVIATTPLTDEVWTACQPGDLLMFRSGALLRRAHVAVPADVLATSKYAVSEQSAVPA